A single window of Nicotiana sylvestris chromosome 3, ASM39365v2, whole genome shotgun sequence DNA harbors:
- the LOC138887216 gene encoding uncharacterized protein, with protein MWALKRLNLDLAESSNLRLTQLDEMEEFCFHAYESAVVYKDRMKFVHNKKILKREFKSGDLVLLFNSRLKCFLGKLKSKWFGPFKVVDVSPFGAVKLELEDGLRTFKVNGQRVKHYLGTDGEKYLVE; from the coding sequence atgtgggctttaaaAAGGTTGAACTTGGACTTGGCTGAATCTtcaaatttgaggttaacacaACTCGATGAAATGGAGGAATTCTGTTTCCATGCATATGAAAGTGCAGTTGTGTACAAAGACAGGATGAAGTTCGTCCACAACAAAAAGATCTTGAAAAGGGAGTTCAAGTCGGGTGACTTGGTTTTGCTCTTCAACTCAAGGCTCAAATGTTTTTTGGGCAAGCTCAAATCGAAATGGTTTGGTCCGTTCAAGGTGGTAGATGTATCCCCTTTTGGAGCTGTGAAATTAGAATTGGAGGATGGGCTCCGAACCTTCAAAGTAAATGGCCAGcgagtcaagcactacttgggcacaGATGGAGAAAAATACTTGGTGGAATAG